A window of Rhododendron vialii isolate Sample 1 chromosome 11a, ASM3025357v1 genomic DNA:
cctcctggaggtgagtTTTGTGGAGGAAGTACATTCCTCTTGGAGGCGAAGCTTGTGGAGGAGGCGTGCGTGCTCCTCCTGGGGAcgaatcttgtggaggaggcctACTCCTCCTGGGGAGGAATCCtgtggaggaggccttgctcctccaGGAGATGGTCACCGGCAGAGTTCTTGGAAAAGGTGCATCCGGTTGCAAGATATATCATATACCCACAGTAGCTACACAAACTTTTTTATGAAAACACTTCAAGGATGTATACATGGAATTTCCTTTGCTCTTACCTCATTTGTTGTGCTAGCAGGGCCAAAGTACACCACTCTACCCAAAGACAAGAGACAAAGGTTGTCGAACAGTTCGAACACTTCACTGCTCGGTTGATGGATGGCCGCGATGATAGTCCTCCCCTCTCTTTGCTCTAGTTGGGTGATTCTACTCATGACATAGTAGGAAGCTGCACCATCTAGCCCGCTCATTGGCTCATCGAGGAAAAGAAGCTTTGGGCGTGTCAGGATCTCAATGCAAATGCTCACCCGCCTCCTTTGGCCCCCGCTGAGGCCTTTGGTGCCCCAGCCTCCAATTCTTGTGTTCATACAATCGTGCAATCCCATTTCTCGTATCGTGATTTCtgctctctcctttttctcggATTTGGACATGGAGTTCGGTAGCTGAAATTGAGCGGAGTAGTAAACGGCTTCTATGACCGTTAACGTTGCAAGCAAGGTTTCATCTTGAGTCACATAAGCCTGATTTGAtgacaaacagaaaaaaagtaGTTATTGAAGGGATTGAGTTTTTAAATAAGTTgaggaatttttatttattttttatccttaccGATGTTCCATAAGCCAGAGCCTGTTTGCGACCATTAATTAGAATATCACTACTGTGTCTAGTGTTGGCTCCCAATCTCCGTGCAGTTTGTGATATGTTACTAAATATACCAAGaggagaaaatcttgtttacagattcaatcgtgaccgtccagaacacttttggacggctgtGATTGGTTGGTGCTATAAACAGCATGTTAATGgcacctccgtaaataagtacATCTCATTCcagaatacttttggacggtcacgaTTGAGTTCTACAGACAAGTGTTTACAGCACCTCCGTAAACAAGATACATGCACTTGTTTGTCAGTATCAGAGTGTATATCATTGTCctgaaaatgggaaaatagTACACGTACCTGCTAAGGCGTCGAGTAGGGTAGTCTTGCCACAGCCCGAAGGGCCCATTATGGCCAAGACCTCACCGGGCTGTGCGTAACCCGTAAGGCCTTGGACGATGGGTCTCCGTCTACCTTTTATATCTGAAACCGTGACCCATAAATCCTCCCATGTCACAGAAATGCCTCCATTGTCGTTCAACAGAGGTTCAACTCTAACGTCCTCGTGATCTACCATTACTCCATGGTACTCCGGCAATGTTGGGCTAGTGCTGGTTTCCACCTCCACTGAGTGAATCTTGATTTTCGTATCGGTATGTGTGTCTGATGAGTTGAAGTTGATCAGTTGAGAGGTACCCACATTAGGTTCCATGGAGTGTTGAAGTGTGGAAATTGTTCTGTCGTGTGTAtttaagaaagaaagagagagctGGTGGGAGGGCATGCAGTGACAAGGGAAGGCAGAATTCTGCTTATATTGACTTATGCTCGGTTATTGAGAAATCTCAGTTATTGAGATTTCTTCTTGCATTCAGTGCGGTTCTTTATTAGTCGGTAGGTGGGGCGGTGAGATATCACAATCTGGCCCGAACACTTAAGTTATAAGCCAACAATTTGAGGATTTCCAGGACTTATGGATCTCCAATTTATGTCTACCACGTTTTTGTGCAGTGAGCCACAGAAGTCCAATTATTTTTGGCCCTGTTGTGATTGTACTAAGGTTGGTGCGAAGTACAAATTCTCGACAGCAGAATTAATGTAATTTGTATTGTTAGCATTTAGTGAACTCGGATCGTCTGTTCCAATTGCCCTGTCCCCATCCCTGTCCCCGTATCCAAAAGCCAACACGTGTCCATCACTATAGAAAGCCAATAGACTAAACTACACCCAATCCCCCCTTCATCTTCTCTGCTTGCTCACACCTGCAGCAACCGCACATCACCAACGCTTCGTCTGGCCTCGGCGTCGTCGTCCCTCACTTCCCCTCGACCACCGCCGCCTTCTCACTTCTGTAACCAAGCAAACCATCTCACGCACTTAAGTGAGATGACTAGAGATCCACAGGTGCTTATTCAAAGTGAAAATTAGTAGATCGGTTTGCTAATTCCTGCTTGACaatctataaaaaaatacaaatttatgTGTTATGGAGATACAACCAAAGAGCAATTAGGGCTTCTTACGTTTTTGATTTGCTAATTCTGCTTGAGAATCTATACAAAAAGATTATTGTGTTCTGGAGATTCATACAGAGAGCTATTAGGGCTTcttatgttttcaatttttcttctaattttgcTGATCAATCCGAGATAACCTATTTGTTaatgtaataataataataacagacacaatagttttttattttgatccgcATAGACACAATTATTTGACGGGGAGAAAAGTGAAGCGGCGGCAGAAATTTGCAGAAGAGGAAAACACAGATTTTAGGCAACAAGTTTCACACCACAGGAGGGATTGGGTGTAGTCTAGTCCATTGGCTTTCTATAGTGCTGGACACGTGTTGGCTTTTGAATACGGGGACAGGAATGGGGATAGGGCAATTGGGACAGAAGATCCGAGTTGGCATTTAGTGCTTCGCTTACTTTCATCACCTTGAGGCAAACACAAAGAgcgtattttattttatttttttaaaatcgaaCCCACAGATTAGGCCTAGATTTTCCATTATTGGGTTGTTAACTATTTAAAATTGAACTAAAAGAGAGTTTGTTCTTGATCTCCAACTTTCTGATCAATTTAAATGTGATATAGTTATTGTTAGCATAATATTAtgaaagattatttttttgaaggtaaatattatgaatgataaTGTTACCAAGTTAGGTCTAGGTTAATAATGGCATGCTAAGGCTATGTCTTAAtacaatgaatgaatgaatgaatgcaGTACTTGACAATCGACTTTTTTTAACAGTCATAAGAATGCACATAACTAGGGAAATATATACATCCTTTTCATTTCGTTGTGTTGGGCTTCTGTTTAGTTACTTATTTTGTAGGCTTAacccttgaaatttttttggtgcaTGATGCGATATGCAGATTAGCAGATAGGATAATGTAGCTGTAACCTTGCTCCATTTATATTGTTGGGGTAAGAGCTTTGAAAAATATGTTTAGCTTCATCAAGTAGCTATAGAGACTTGAATCTTAACCGTGTTCGAGGAACTCAAATATTTACCTATTAGTACAATCACTTAGTGGTGTTGCTTCAACCTACATGTTGTACTTGAATTCCGTATTACTGACCTCTAAGATAATCCAGAATTATAAGGTCTACACCCTTCAAATATAGGAGTCCTCGCCCTACCTGAATTCTGCCTCTCCTTGGGTGAATCCTGGTTCTGTCATTGGCTCCACCCACAAACATGAGACGAGCAATGCTACATCCGTCTTAAAAATTCTCTAGCAAGTGATTATATATAGGACCCAAGATACTGGTTATAGGTTCTGTTTACACTCATTTTTTGACACCCAGTCCTAGACAAGTACTGAAAGGCCATTTAATTGAAATTTGATTAAATTTggccaaaaaatagagatgtattggactaaaattaatgggccCAATATAGTGTTGATTGGGCCCGGTTAGTTTTAATCCATTTCAGTTGAAATTCTGAAGTTATGAGCTATGGGTTgtctatctattctaatatattaAGGGGGAGCACcactttggtgtctccctttttTGAAGTACTGtcatctatttttcttttccctaaatgccctaaaaaaaatacaaatcaaaacaattaatgttgttgggaaaaatatgcGGAATTTCCCACAAGTAAATAACGAAGGAAataatctattctaatatataaagggagagtaccactttggtgtctccctttttAAAAACCCTGtcatctatttttcttttccctaaatGCCCTAAAAAATACTAATCAAAACAGTTAACgttgttgggaaaaatatgTGGAATTTCCCGCAAGTAAATCAAGAAGGAAATAATAAAACTGTAGCGAATGAAATCCGAAATGCGCAAAACCACAAACCAAGCGAGATACAAGcaatttacgtggttccccaaaaaaTGTGAGGTACGCCCACGGGATCGGAGTCCGATTTCACTATCAACGAACGTCTTACAAATGGGTTTACAaagagattcaagatctcacaaACACCCTAAGGTGTATCCAACAAACTTCAATACAAAAAGGAAAGACCTCACCAAATTAGATAAACAAAACCTTCCAAAGTTGCCGAATGGAGAGTCACGGACTGAGAGCAGATCAGCCCCCAATGAGCACAATAAGTTGCTGCCGCTGATTGCTTCGAAAAACAGAGAGTAAATAGCTACCCCAATTTTCTTTGACCTCCGAAACACAAAACCCACACTTGTGCACTTCACTGATGAACACACACACGAGGACTTCTGTTTCTCTTTTTCTGGTAGGTTCTAATTGTATTCTCCACCAAAGACAAAACAAATACTATTTGGCTTTCAAGAGAAGATAAGTACAAAACATGTGCAAGTCATGTGCTTCCAAATGTGTAGAATATTCCTAAAATTAGCCCACACAAATATAACTTATTTAGGCCAAACACAATTATAATTGTTAATAAAATATTGGGCTTCCGCTAATTTCAGTATTTCACATAAGGAGGGAACCCAACAAATCTCTGTACCCAATAACTAAATGGGCAACAAAGTAAAATAACAACCACCCTACATACAAACACTACTTGCAGTTACTCACCGAACAGTTATTCTTCACCTTCTGCAGTCCTATcccaaaatggtgaaatttcATTTTACTGGTTGCTGGCAAAAGCTTTGTATACCTACAAAGTAGTAACTCCAAAAGAGATATTAATCTATGTTAAATTAATGAAAGCTAGAAAAGCATAAATGTTATTGAATCTCAAAGTGCGTATATGTACTAGTTACATGGGAGTACATCAGTTACAAAAGATAAGGATAAAAATCCTTGTATCAgaaagataaaggaaaaaaagaataatgtAAAACAAGATAAAATACAACTCGTAGGTATCCAACTGCTTGGATAAGTGAGGAAATCTAGAAATAATTATCTAGTGCTTGACATGTGCTTTCCAACAATGCTTCACACGAAAACCAAGAAATCAGAAGAAGATTTCTTTCATCCTCTTTCATGGTTCCTATGAATTCCTCTTCcagtttttgtgttttctatGAATATCTCTTCCAGTTCATGGTTCCCATAAATTAACGGTTTCACATGGTTCCCTCTTCCAGTTTTCTCCTTTCATACAAAATTACTAccccgccctctctctctctctctctcacacacacacacacactttgtACCCATTAATTTACCACTTATTGCAAAAATTAATAATCAGTGTTGGTACCCATATAGATGTTTTGCCATTTTCTGTCAAATTTTGACTTGCACATGCATCGCGTGTACCCCAACTCCTAGTATTATTTAAATTGGAACCAGAGAATATAAAGTTCGGCATTGGAAGGTGGAAGCCCATGATGGAATTGCACGAGCAAAAATAGGAATATGTTAGTAGGGGATTCTGCCAGTCAAATGGCCCATTCTTTTTCAGTCTCACGAAAACAAGTAGTAGAGGGAGCCCATTATCTTGGTAACTACCCATGATTGAAGAATAACATGTGCCATATTCTGCCAACTTCCAATAACTGCTGCTCAGGAGGGAAAAGCTCAATCATGGGACACATGGCCTCACAAGGAGAAGCCAGCAGGTACCCTTACATGCAgaaccgtggaagcttttggccAATAAATACAAGATCCGAAGGAGAAAAAAGAGTTCCCACGTCAATCAAGCCCAACGCGTACAACCAAAATCTTCACTGcgaatcattttatctttattttcctGTCAATCAATCCATTTACTTCCTTAAGTAAATTGGATCTTTTAATTTTCAGTTGTACCCAACTTTATTACACGGTTAATAAAGTTATCTTTTACGTTATTactcttttcctacacggttaggaaattgttAAGTCCTCGCTCGTTGAGGCAAAATCACGAATCATCACTGTGATCCAGCCCTTAGGGTCGCAGCACTCTCGCTCACGGTCAAAAAGTCAGAAAAATGGCATCCAGTCCTTTACGTTCACCATGaaaagtcttggcacgcccgagctcagtccttgagccattttgTTACCAAACAGGTTCCACCATCACTTGTGAGATAGGATATAATTATTAGTATTAGTATATAAGATGGAACATAAACTTAGATGTGTGCCCATGGCAGTTTCAATTGGAGGTAAAATGCGAAAAACCAGAAGTAGATCAGTCCACACACTCACAAAAACACAGTCTTGGCTGCCAATTGTAGATCTCTAGAATAACGTGAGATCAAGGTCTATTCGAAGATGAAACCTACGAACTTAACTATATAGAAAAACGCAAGTACAATGACTACATATATAGGTTGACGATTACATGAAAACTCAGTAAACGCGGAAAAGGGAAGAAATGGTGAGAAAGCTAATTCATGTGAATTGGAGTAGCAGTGGGAGTCTCCATCACTTGTATTTTCTGCTTAGGCTTCACAGACAAGAATTTGCTAATGGCAGGCTTCACATTTTCCACAATCTTGATTATCGCCAAAAACAGGACCCTGTACAAAACCGCCATACCCACCAGTATCCCAAGATCAACCCACTTGGAATACCCCATTTCCACCTGAAATTCATATTTCAAAATATACTCACCGGTGATCACGCCCTTTCGCCCTGTTTGGTTACTCAGAAAAGTCAGTCCTTGAAATTCGTTCTTGTACATCCCCTGATACGCGTACTTGTGGAACGCAATGTAGTGCAAAGGGTATTTCCAGAACGGCTTGGGGAGGTCGTTTGGTAACCGGAAAAATCCCCCTCCTAGTATCATTAAGCCTTGGATTCCTGCACCTGTGATTATGCCCATGAGGAAATTGGGCACAATGCTCGCGACGATCATCATTAGGCTTTCTACAAGGACCATGCAGGTGAATAGAACTGAATCAAAGTACAAGAAGTGTTTGAATCCTGGACGAAGCCCGGTTAGGTAATAGGCTAGTGCTCCGGGAATAAGTGAGATTAGGAGCAAATATGGCACGGCAGAAAGTGTGTTGGCTATGACAAATGCAGTGGTGCCATAGTGCCCATTCAATCTTTCCCTTTCAAACACCTGCGGTCATTTGGAGGGAAGTTCATCAGTAAAACGATTTTCATGTTCTGAATTCTGACTTTTTTGAGTCTGACTCACAAGACATTTCAAAGCTAAACATGGGGGACACAAATATAGGAAGAGCGGGGATTTGGTGATGGTTTATACCTTCATATCCTCCACAAATGAAGGGAAGCCACCGATTGTCATGAAAGTAAGGAATGAAGCTATGTACATGAGCATTGCACCTCTGGCCTGGAAATGATCGAAACCATACTTATCAGCAGAAACTTATTGGTTGAAGTCTGTTTGTTTCAACAGAAACTTAATGCAACTTCTATATCTTACCTGGATCGAACTGTTCCCCAATCCAATGTCATAGAAGATAGTGCCGACGCCTAACGACAAGGTGACATAGATTGCAAGACGCAGCCAGTAATAACCAAGATCGCGAGACATGTTGACACAAGACCTTTTGGTGAGAACAAGGCATTGGGTGAAGAAGCTAGCATGGCTTCTGCTCTTCTCCAGTGATGATCCAGTACCACCCTGAAGTTATCCCACAAACAATAAGTGATCATTGTttcaagtatagaaactagattgAATTCACGACAGAAAAGATAGGTTTTAAAGGTATTTGCTTCGTTACCCATTTACATATTTCAGAAACTTGTCTTTTAACTTCTTGGTAGCCATCAGAAGATTTAAACGATGTTACGAGAATTTCGATCACTTCCTCTGTTGCTCTCTTTCCTTTCGAACCCTGTTCTATGTCCTGGTATAAAATCACATGATCTAGTATAAAATATAATGCGTAAACTTGCATACGTATAAGAAATTGAAATGCAATCAAAACCAAGTTGCGCTACTAATTGGTGTGTTACCTCGTCAAAATCCTTGTTTATTGTTCTAAGGAAGTGGTCTGATGGATTCTGAAGAGTTGGGCAAGGGAAACCATTTGATGCGAAAAACTAAATCCATCAAAATCAAGACCAATTAGTCGTATCAAACGGTtcgggaaaaaagaagaaggtatgCCTGCAATTTAAGGAATTCTCTGTGCTTTTACCTCATTTGTCGCGTTAGCACGGCCAAAGTACACCACTCTACCCGAAGACAAGAGACAAAGGTTGGTAAACAGACCGAACACTACGCTGCTCGGCTGATGAATGGACGTGATGATAGTCCTCCCCTCTCTCTGCTCTAGTTTCGCGATTCTGCTCATGACATAGTAGGAAGCTGCACTATCTAGCCCGCTGGTTGGCTCGTCGAGGAAAAGGAGCATTGGGCGCGTCAGAATCTCGATGCAGATGCTCACTCGCCTCTTTTGGCCCCCGCTGAGGCCTTTGGCTCCCCAACCTCCGATTCTTGTGTTCATGGAATCCTGCAATCCCATCTCTCTTATCGTCGTCTCCGCCCTCTCCTTTTTTTCAGATTTCGTCATTGAGTTTGGGAGTTGGAGCTGAGCGGAGTAGTACACGGCTTCCTTGACCGTTAGCG
This region includes:
- the LOC131308910 gene encoding ABC transporter G family member 1-like isoform X2 translates to MASLHHSMEPYVADAQLNSNSSATHSSLEIKINPLEMETTPMPNHGEAAHQVVGVGPPSNADNGISLTWEDLWVTVPDAKGSRRPIIQGLTGYAQPGEVLAIMGPSGCGKSTLLDALAGRLGANTRQFGDILINGRTQTLAYGTSAYVTQDETLITTLTVKEAVYYSAQLQLPNSMTKSEKKERAETTIREMGLQDSMNTRIGGWGAKGLSGGQKRRVSICIEILTRPMLLFLDEPTSGLDSAASYYVMSRIAKLEQREGRTIITSIHQPSSVVFGLFTNLCLLSSGRVVYFGRANATNEFFASNGFPCPTLQNPSDHFLRTINKDFDEDIEQGSKGKRATEEVIEILVTSFKSSDGYQEVKRQVSEICKWGGTGSSLEKSRSHASFFTQCLVLTKRSCVNMSRDLGYYWLRLAIYVTLSLGVGTIFYDIGLGNSSIQARGAMLMYIASFLTFMTIGGFPSFVEDMKVFERERLNGHYGTTAFVIANTLSAVPYLLLISLIPGALAYYLTGLRPGFKHFLYFDSVLFTCMVLVESLMMIVASIVPNFLMGIITGAGIQGLMILGGGFFRLPNDLPKPFWKYPLHYIAFHKYAYQGMYKNEFQGLTFLSNQTGRKGVITGEYILKYEFQVEMGYSKWVDLGILVGMAVLYRVLFLAIIKIVENVKPAISKFLSVKPKQKIQVMETPTATPIHMN